From Pedobacter indicus, a single genomic window includes:
- a CDS encoding DUF6850 family outer membrane beta-barrel protein — MRFLKNIATLTFVLSLSIGMLYAQDSTVSSVIRENSSPLTAFIEEYYSSPSLKSHERRNSFSQIDASYFDSDQDLFISQEGSGRQGFRVDARSYLKNSQASTLWGNAFYVNEKIKSVSYNESSDYDLIYPYVMADTIGGDLSSETYFFSGGLSKQLGSFEYGLEASFRGAQAYRDRDPRPKNIISDINASLSIATNAWRNYRTSADLNLRKYDQENTLDFVSELGAPLIFHDAGLGVYNNILAGSRNLAYYRGYTFGGQVNLIPINRNGFVAQIGYHQFNFNKDLSSVADAVGQVNDHQINALLGYLQTTEDRSLSLKLMGIHKNRDGTEAKFDNRNSNNFLQKVSEDIRYRNIQNQLRLEGMYGRKSDAFDFYIHGKVAYLEDDQDYISPDRTLNYSNLLLGLNFTGIKPINKSLLTAQIGAQKLQNLDAGYFWNDANPESGIYEMLTSNYQYLTSSSFQISGKLRVDYPFPNNLNFFVQAAGNYTNFTDDYHGKQFVVSTGFVF, encoded by the coding sequence GTGCGGTTTTTAAAAAACATAGCGACATTAACATTCGTACTTAGCCTGAGCATAGGAATGCTCTATGCTCAGGACAGTACAGTATCTTCCGTTATCAGGGAGAACAGCTCTCCGCTTACCGCGTTTATCGAAGAGTATTACTCAAGTCCATCGCTCAAGTCTCACGAGCGAAGAAACAGCTTTTCCCAAATTGACGCTAGCTATTTCGATAGCGACCAAGACCTATTCATTAGCCAAGAAGGTAGCGGCCGACAAGGTTTCCGCGTAGATGCACGGTCTTATCTCAAAAACAGCCAGGCCAGTACACTATGGGGAAATGCCTTTTATGTAAACGAGAAAATAAAAAGCGTCAGTTACAACGAAAGTAGTGACTATGATTTAATTTACCCCTATGTCATGGCTGATACCATTGGCGGCGACCTTTCCTCGGAAACATATTTCTTTTCAGGGGGGCTGAGCAAACAGCTAGGGTCTTTTGAGTATGGTTTGGAAGCTAGCTTTAGGGGGGCACAAGCCTACCGAGATCGTGATCCGAGACCGAAAAACATCATTTCAGATATCAATGCTTCGCTTTCCATAGCAACAAATGCGTGGAGGAATTACAGAACTTCAGCCGACTTGAATTTAAGAAAATACGATCAGGAGAATACATTAGACTTTGTCAGCGAACTGGGAGCACCCTTGATTTTTCATGATGCGGGTTTGGGCGTCTACAACAATATCTTAGCAGGCAGTCGTAATCTAGCTTATTATAGAGGTTACACCTTCGGTGGACAGGTAAACCTTATCCCCATCAATAGGAATGGTTTTGTTGCGCAAATTGGATACCATCAGTTTAACTTTAATAAGGACCTGTCCAGCGTTGCAGATGCGGTAGGTCAAGTCAACGACCATCAGATCAATGCTCTCCTAGGTTATTTGCAGACGACAGAAGACCGCAGCCTATCTCTTAAACTCATGGGTATTCACAAGAACCGAGACGGTACGGAGGCGAAATTCGACAATAGAAACAGCAACAATTTTTTGCAAAAAGTCTCCGAAGACATCCGCTATCGGAACATCCAAAACCAACTAAGACTGGAAGGGATGTACGGACGCAAATCAGATGCATTTGATTTTTATATACATGGCAAGGTCGCTTATCTTGAAGATGATCAGGATTACATCAGTCCGGACAGGACTTTGAACTACAGCAATCTTCTTCTGGGTTTGAACTTCACAGGCATCAAACCAATTAACAAAAGTCTGTTAACCGCACAGATCGGCGCACAGAAACTTCAGAACCTCGATGCAGGCTATTTCTGGAATGATGCTAACCCGGAATCAGGAATCTACGAGATGCTGACAAGTAATTATCAGTACTTAACATCCTCAAGCTTTCAGATATCCGGCAAACTGCGTGTAGATTACCCTTTCCCGAACAACCTTAATTTCTTTGTTCAGGCCGCGGGCAACTATACAAACTTTACGGACGATTACCACGGCAAGCAGTTCGTTGTTTCAACAGGATTTGTCTTTTAA